A region of Reichenbachiella carrageenanivorans DNA encodes the following proteins:
- a CDS encoding TrmH family RNA methyltransferase gives MNNIEYQKELLAYLSDYVTDHKKELFEEVLSQRTRHLTVVLEDLFKAHNGSAVMRTAEGMGLQDIHVVEQRNAYDYNPYVLRGAGKWLTLYKYKDTDQNMKVCFDHLKAEGYQIIATSPHEYAKDFRDYEITQKTAVVFGAEETGISDYVKAHADDFVKIPMHGFTESYNISVSAAIILEDFSRQLRSKIKGIGLTPEEIFTLKLEWYQKMVPNVDAHLRAFDKSYKTKLN, from the coding sequence TTGAATAATATTGAATACCAAAAAGAGCTATTGGCTTATCTATCGGACTATGTGACCGACCATAAAAAAGAGCTTTTTGAGGAAGTACTCAGTCAGCGTACGAGACACCTCACCGTGGTATTAGAAGATTTGTTTAAAGCGCACAACGGCAGTGCTGTCATGCGTACGGCAGAGGGTATGGGCCTACAAGATATCCATGTGGTAGAACAGCGCAATGCTTATGATTATAACCCATACGTGCTAAGAGGAGCGGGTAAGTGGCTGACTCTGTACAAGTATAAAGACACTGATCAAAACATGAAGGTTTGTTTTGATCATTTGAAAGCCGAAGGCTATCAAATCATTGCCACTTCACCACACGAATACGCCAAAGACTTTAGAGACTATGAAATCACTCAAAAGACAGCAGTAGTATTCGGTGCTGAGGAAACAGGAATCAGTGACTATGTAAAGGCACATGCCGATGATTTTGTTAAAATCCCCATGCATGGGTTCACCGAGAGTTACAACATCTCTGTAAGCGCTGCTATCATCCTAGAAGACTTCAGCCGCCAACTAAGATCAAAAATAAAAGGCATAGGGCTAACGCCAGAGGAAATATTTACGTTGAAATTAGAATGGTATCAAAAAATGGTACCCAATGTCGACGCTCACTTAAGAGCCTTCGACAAATCGTATAAAACCAAGCTGAACTAA
- a CDS encoding SanA/YdcF family protein — protein sequence MLDIIKWLTISTLSFVVICNLWIVGTTHERVIRDSSQLIGAEVGLVFGTSQHQINGESNPFFTNRVASAKQLFYTGKVEKLVLSGSKDSIYYDEAEAMKSALLEQGIADEVLILDKYGNRTIESLSRLRDVYGYNQCILITQEYHAYRCLFIAQKLGLDAQCFVAQTPDRKEHIWALLRELLARTKAVIDLYILPAQND from the coding sequence ATGTTGGATATCATCAAATGGCTGACCATCAGCACCCTTTCCTTTGTAGTGATATGCAACCTATGGATTGTTGGCACCACACATGAGCGAGTGATCCGAGACAGTAGCCAACTCATAGGTGCCGAAGTAGGCCTCGTATTTGGCACTAGTCAACATCAAATAAACGGAGAATCCAATCCATTTTTCACCAATCGTGTGGCTTCAGCCAAGCAATTGTTTTATACCGGAAAAGTTGAAAAATTGGTATTAAGTGGTTCTAAAGACTCTATTTATTATGATGAAGCCGAAGCTATGAAATCAGCTTTGCTGGAGCAGGGGATAGCTGATGAAGTGCTTATACTAGACAAATATGGTAATCGTACGATAGAATCTTTGTCCAGATTGAGAGATGTGTATGGCTATAATCAGTGTATACTCATCACCCAAGAGTATCATGCCTACCGCTGTTTGTTTATCGCCCAAAAGCTCGGTTTGGATGCCCAATGTTTCGTGGCACAAACCCCAGATCGTAAAGAACACATCTGGGCACTACTCAGAGAATTGCTAGCTCGTACCAAAGCAGTCATTGATTTATACATTCTACCCGCCCAAAATGACTGA